The Candidatus Mycosynbacter amalyticus genome contains the following window.
TCGCGGCAAACTCGCCAAATTCGATAACATTTGCACTATCAAGCAAGAAGCCCACGCCTACTGCTACGATTACAAGTCCTGTCACTATACGTACAATTTGTGATTTCATACATTCATCATACTCTCTTAAGAGTACTCTCGGCAACTCTTTCCGGTATACTAGTAGCAGATGAAACGCCTCCACACCAAATCGCAAAACTTCCTCCGCAGCCCGAGCATTGTAAAAACACTCGTTGGGCACAGCAATATCAAGAGGTCTGACACAGTCTACGACATCGGGGCCGGCAGCGGTATCATATCGTATGTGCTATCCGATGCATGTCGGCAGGTTGTGGCGGTTGAGCAGGACTCTCGCATGATCACAAAACTCCACGACAACCTGGACGACCTTCATAATGTCACCATCCAAAAAGGCGATGCACTTACCATCACACTCCCGACCACTCCCTACAAGGTCTTCGCCAACATTCCGTTTCACCTCAGCTCGCCTATCTTGCGTCGTTTCACTGAAGCCGAGCGTCCGCCGACCGCGATCTATCTCATCGTCCAGAAGCAATTTGCCGAAAAACTCCTTATTGGCAATGAAAATTTTACCGGCCTCCTAGGTGTATATATTGCTCCGCACTTCACGACGCGTATCCGCTACAAACTACTGCGCAGTGATTATCGCCCCGCTCCCGCCGTCGATACTGTACTCGTCGAGCTTCTACGCAGAAACGAGCCGCTCCTGCCGTCTACCGACATGGTAAGCTACCGAGAATTTGTCGAGCGGTGTTTTTCTAGGCAAAAATATTTTGATACACTCAGCACAGGCAAGCGACCATCACAGCTTTCGCTAGGCGAGTGGCTTGGGCTCTTTGCCCGACACTCAAAAAAGTCCAAGTAGCTTCTTAGCAGTGGTAGAACTGCGCATTGTTACCCGTTTGTAGATTGACGTTCCAATCATTTTCGGTACAACGCTTTTGTTATACTCTGCCATGGGCAATGTCCAAAACACCACTTGACCATACAATGCCAATTTGTCGACGACCGACGTTTTTTTCGTCAGCTCGGCAATTACTTCCTGCGCAGTCGTCGGAGGTATCACAAATAGTGCGTCATTGCGCGTCTTGTCCGTACCATTTGCCCACCATGTAGGCGCATGCCGTAGGGCATCTTCGTAGTCGGCCTGTGCTATCACAGTCACGACTACGGCAAACCCGAACCTCTTCTCTATCATAGCTTCACACTGCTCGACCAATTCTATCAAGTCAGTTTTGTCACTGTCAAAAAATATATTACCACTATTGATATAGGTCGATACGCGCGTAAACCCAGCCTCTTCGAAGCAAGCACGTAGTTCACTCATGGCCACTTTGTTATTGCCGCCGACATTGATGCCGCGTAGCAGTGCAAGATACGTCATAGCTATATTATATGCTATAATTTCGTGTAGTGCATAAGCCCAGCCTGTCCGCGAGCCTACTGATGGGGAACAACTCGTTTCTGGCACCACATACTTGCATCGGAACTTTTATTACATAACACTATAGGAGTTTTCTGATGGCAGACAAACTAACCGCCGAAGAAAAAAAGAAGTACGAGCGAGACTGGTACGAACTCAGCCACAAGAACTGGCGTGCCTGGGGCAGCTGGTTTAGCTGGGGTTCACCTGTCGGCCTTGGCCTATTCTTCATCGAAATCGCTGGAGCGATTTGGATCATAGCGCAGGTCTTCTGACTCAAAAACACCCTGCCGCATTGCAGGGTGTTTTTATATTGGTAAGACAAGCCTTTCGTCCAACTAGCACGTACTACAACATCGCCCCCTGCTGATCTGCTACAACGCATCGGGGCACTTGAATGCTTTTTGTACAAAGAAACTGTCTAGTACTCTGCGATGACGATTTTGTGCTGCTGCATCATGGTTTTGAACGCGCCAGGCCTCTGCATCAACTCGTCGATATTCGCAGGGACGATTTGCCACGATACACCGAACTTGTCTTTGCACCAACCACACTGTTCGGCCTCTGGCACTGTTGAGAGTATACCCCATAGCTTGTCAATCTCGGCTTGATCTTTACACGCGACAGAAAGTGAGACGCCCTCAGTGAAGTTGAATTTATGCTCCACACCCCCGTTGTCCATCACGGCCAACCACTGCTCACCTATTCGGAAATCACCATAGGCTATCGAATCTGCTTTGGCAGGACCCATATCTTGTCCATAGGTACTCATGTTGCCGACTGCAGCATCGTCAAACAGTGACACATAGAGTTCCGCCGCATAGTGCGCTTGGTTTTGTGATTTGTCAGTAAAAAGTAGCGACGGTACTATCGTCGGACGCGGCTCGCCGTCGGGATTCGTGAGTATCAGCTGCCAGCTCACGCCAAATTTATCTTGTATCCAGCCGTAGTGCGGACTAAACGGATATTCGCCCAGCTCCATCAGCACCGTTCCGTCATCGCTGAGCTTGCCCCATAGTTCATCGAGCTGCTCCTGCGTCTGTCCACGCGATGGATCGAAGTTTACAAAAAACGAAATGGACGGATTTGGCGTAAACTCCGGCCCGGCGTTGATCGCGACAAATTCCAGATCGTGCACACGGAACTGAATTGTGAGTACCTTACCCGCCAGGTCTTGCTGAAAATCCGCCAAGCCTTCGTCTCTCGACTCCGGATAATTCTCGGTATGCAGTACCTCGAAGTCAGTAAACGCATTTCTGTAAAAATCCACCATCTCTTCGGCATTGCCGTTGCACCATAGGTTTGGTGTTATTTTTTGTACCATATTAATTCTCCTTTCCATCTAGTTTCAACGTTACGCTTGGGTCGCTATGTACCCCACTGCTATTCACATGTTTGTCACTAATCGCTGCCCCGTGTTTGATCACATGCACAAGAGCCATAGCATGTCCACGCCCCAGGTCATAATCCTCTGCCAACCACTGCACGATTTCACCGGCTTTCGTATTATCGCCGAAGCCTTTTGCATGAGCTTTGTCTATGAATTGCTGTGGCACCAGACCAGTCTTGGTCTCGATATTGTCCAGGTATGCTTGAAACGACATTTACTCCTCCACCAATGCTAAAATATTTCCACTCGGGTCTTCGAACCATGCGATATTTGGGCCCATGCCCGCATCTTTGCCGCGCAATACTCCGCGACTGTCCTGCTCCGCAGGTAAGTTATCATACCTCAAAAACGTCACGTTTTTTGCCATCAGCTCATCGATCGCCACATCGATATTGGGTACAACAAGATTAAGCACCGTAAACGTCGCCGGCGTATGATCATCCTTAGGATAAATAAATACTTGGTGGCCATTCACCTTGAAGCCAATGCCGCCCATGCTGTCTTCGCAAGTAAGCCCGAGCACGTCACTATAAAATGTTTTACACGCCGGTATGTCACTACTCGAATATCCACTGAATGCAGCCAACATATTCATAATAATTCCTTTGACTTTTCATACGCACTTGCGATCAACTGCTCAAGCGCGCCGAGATCAGCATGGTCAAGGTTTTTAAGATAGATGCAACCCTTGCCCACTTCATGCTTGCCTACCCTCCCTAAGGCATCTGTGAATTCGGCGGCATCGTATGTAAGATAGAGCGATAGTTTACCTTTTCGTGGTGCGAAGCCAATCAATGGCCAATCCGCCTCGATGCCGCTTTTTGACTTATAGTGATATTTACCGAAGCCGATGATTTTTCCCCAGAGCATTGGCGGTTTGCCTGAAACCCGTTCCATCATGCCAACAAGAAGCTGACTATCTCGCTGCTGCGAGTCGTCGAGCGTCGCCAGATAGTCTATCACGCTATCTTGTGTCGCCACTGTCTTCGGCTCGTACTTTGCCATACTAGCCTCCCAGCTTCTGCTTATTAAACTTCACCATACGCTTCACTAGATCAATAGGTAGTGGCTGGTCAAGTGGAAACTGCACTGAGCCTTTGCCTTGCTTGTATTTCGACAAATCTTCTGCAAATGCTTCGTGACCCTGCGGTGTGGCGTAAAATCCGATATGATGTGCAAACCCGCCGAAATACACCAGCGGCTTTTTGTGCAGTTTGTACCCTACGAGCCCATACATAATTCCTTCTTCGGCGTCCGGTGCCCCGGCTCGCACGGTCTCTCGAAGCCGCACAAGTCTTGCTTTCACCTCGCCATCGAACTGATTTATATATTCTTCAAATGTATCCGCCACGATAGCCTCCTTATATACTTAGTATACGCTTATAGCTGCGTCTGTTCCACTACGGGCAATGCTTCGATGGGAGTATCGAGAATACCTGCAAGTTTATCGATTTTTTGAAATTTACCGTACGGCACTTGGCTGCCATTCTGACTATAGAGTCGGTAATAATGATCGTAGCTCACCACCTCACCGCGAAAATTTTTGGTGGTGGTCGGTTCGTCGATACGCACGATGTACCAGCCGGCATCGAGTTCGGCGACGATGCGTCCAAGCTTGGCGTAGTGATTAAACGTCATAATCTACGTCAGCGCCCGGATGATGAAAAAAGATCCGACCGATACCGCAGCAGTAATGAGCATACCCCAAGCTAGGTCGATGATGACGATTTTGAGCGGGAAATCTTTCATAGTGGCGAGGTTCGTGAGGTCGTAGGTAGCGTAGGCGACAAGGCCGAAGAGCGCCCCAATGCCCAGTGCATACTGCCACGACTCTTTCGCAAGCGCAGGATTGATGACAAATACCAGCACGCCGACAACGTAAATGAGATAAAACGCCAATGCCGCACCCATATTTGGTTTGTCGAGCAGCAGCTTGCCCATTTCTGCATAGTATAATTTCTTGGCGATGAAGCCGAGCCAGATGTAGTCGAGAATACCCATGATACCGCCGACAGCGAGAAGTTTGATAAGAAGTTCCATATTACCAGTATAACGCTATACTAGAAATATGACACTCACACATGCCGAAGTCAAGCTGGCGCGACTTGATCCATTGCTAGGGGAGTTGATTCATGCACACGGCACGATTCCGCTGCGGCCACCACGAAACTACTTCGAAGCACTTGGCAGCTCGATCGTATCACAGCAAATTTCTGTGAAGGCTGCTGCCAAGATTTTTGAACGATTCCGCGAGGCTACCCAACTACTACCAGAGAACATACTCGCGCTTGACGAAGATGGTTTGCGCGCGGTGGGTCTGAGCGGTCAGAAATCGCGCTATATTCGTGACCTTGCAGCGCACTTTGTCGAAGATTCTGCTGTGTTTAATCATCTGGGGAATTTGAGCGACGACGAAGTAATCGTAGAACTTACACGCGTGAAAGGTATCGGTGTGTGGACCGCGCAAATGTTCCTAATCTTTACCCTACATCGTCCAGATGTCTTCGCACCCGACGATCGCGGCCTGCAACTGGCTGTCGAGAAACTATATGAGCGCATATCTACTCGCGTCGAGCTCGAAGATTTGGCGCAAAAATGGTCACCTTACCGATCGACCGCCTGTCTCCATTTGTGGCGCTCGCTCGATAATAAACCTACTGCCTAGCGTTGGGGTGTTTTTTGAAATATTCGTAACTAATATGGTTATATTCATCAATAGGGTAAATATCAGCACCGTTGTTGTTCCATAATGCAAACTCAGCCACACCAGCTTGCATGCTAATACGACTACATACTGTGCAATATGGCTCACCGGCATCCGTAAAGTCGCCACATTCATCTACACGCATGAAGTAGAGTCGTGAACCCTCAAGCTGATCCTTCGATGCGTTGGCGCAAGCGTCAAGTGCCGCATTCCATTCGGCATGCACACAACATGTCTTGTCATATTTCGGCTTTTTATCTTGAGCAAAATCCGCTTCACACATACGTTGAGTCTCATCGCCAAGCGGTGGTGCATTAAATCCAGTGCCGAGCACGACTCCGCTTCTCGACACGATTGCCGACCCACATTTAGCCCTGAGGCAAGTTGCCCTACGAGCCTCGAATGCGGCTTCTTCGAAATGCTCGCGAATTGATTCTAGTGTAGCACCCTCTACGCGCTTCATGCATTTACCGAGGCGCCAAGTTTAGCCTCGTGCTTATAGCGACACTCGTCGGTGTGAAACAGCAGGTTTGGATTTTGCTTGCACTGCAAGCAAATCAACACGAGATCATTGCATTCCATATGCGCACAGTTTTCAAAATTATTCGTCGGGCCACCACAGTGTGTACACTCACCAATCGTCTTGGCATGGTCGCTGAAATCAACCGTCATGCGATTGTCAAACACGCGCAAGCTACCTTCCCATAGGCCATCGTCTCCGTATGACTCGCCGTATTTGACGATACCGCCGTCGATTTGATAGACATCGGTGAAGCCGCGCTTTTTCATCATGGCAGAAATCGCTTCGCAGCGGATACCGCCCGTACAGTACGTGATTACTTTTTTGTTTTTGATATCGTCGTATTTGTCGCTTTCGAGCTCAGCGATGAAGTCGCGTGAGGTATTAGTATTTGGTACCACCGCGTTTTTGAACTTGCCAATTTTGGCTTCGTGCGCATTGCGACCATCAAAAAAGACTACATCGTCGCCATGCTTCTCGACCATCTCGTGCACCTCACGCGGCTTGATGTGTATACCGCCGCCGATCACACCGTTTTCGTCTACGTCGAATTCGTCGTCGCTATTTTGAAATCCAACCAGCTCGCGGCGAGCTTTGACGCTCATGCGCGGAAAGTCTTCACGTCCACCGTCGCTCCATTTGAACACTATGTCTTTGAAGCCAGCGAACTTCTTCGTCTCTTTGATGTATTTCTTGAGATCCTCTACTTCACCGCCCACAGTGCCGTTGAGCCCCTGCGTGCTCACAAGGATACGACCACGCAGATTTAGACTGTCGGTCAGTGTCTTTTGCCAAAGTTTCACCGCTTCCGGATCGGTAATAGGTGTAAATTTATAGTAGAGAAGTATCTTTTGCATCGGAGACTATTATACCATAATTACACTTTTGCGTAATAAGCTGAAAGTCGCCGATACGGCTTAGATAGAAATGCCGCAATGACGATAGCGAGCATAACTAAACTCGCCAGCACAAACACCAATGCTATACCGCGCGCCTCGCCGTCTCCAAGTAGCCAACCAAATGCCGCCTTGCCTTCGGGCGTTTTCATAAAAGGTATAATGACAAACTCTGCGATCGGACCGATCAAAAATGCACTGATAGGGGTAGATGCAGATTCTATCGCCTGCGCCAGCCCAAACACTCGGCCTTGTCGCTTGAGCGGCACCACCCGTTGGATGATGGTCTGTTCGGCCGCTTCGGCAATCGGCATGATGACCATAAACAACCAGATACCTATCGCGTACAGCCACCACCACTCGCGAATCGCAAATGTCATACCTAGCAGTGCCACGCCAATATTGACCAGTAGCATTGTGCGCACTGGGTTTTTACCTAGGCCAAACTTCGCTACCAACATGCCACCCAATATAAAGCCGGTGCTCGTAATACCCAGTACAGTTCCCCACCACTCCACAGAGAAAAGCGTGAGTCCATATGGATCCATCAGCGCCATGAACACCCCGCCTACGAGATTGTTGAACGTCGTAAAGATGATGAGCCACCACAGACCAGGAATCGCACGAATCGCCGTGAAGCTCCCATGCAAATCAATCTTTTTGTCCCCGAGCTCCGGGTCGTGCACGATATGGTCTTCGGGGATTTTAACAAGCAGCAGGTGTGCAAGCGCAAGGCCCGTAAGCACCGTTGCGATAGCCAACGTCCAGCCCATGCCGAGTAGGCCTATGGATAGACCGCTAAACACGCTTGTCACCATAAACGC
Protein-coding sequences here:
- a CDS encoding ribosomal RNA small subunit methyltransferase A; this encodes MKRLHTKSQNFLRSPSIVKTLVGHSNIKRSDTVYDIGAGSGIISYVLSDACRQVVAVEQDSRMITKLHDNLDDLHNVTIQKGDALTITLPTTPYKVFANIPFHLSSPILRRFTEAERPPTAIYLIVQKQFAEKLLIGNENFTGLLGVYIAPHFTTRIRYKLLRSDYRPAPAVDTVLVELLRRNEPLLPSTDMVSYREFVERCFSRQKYFDTLSTGKRPSQLSLGEWLGLFARHSKKSK
- a CDS encoding DUF1697 domain-containing protein, giving the protein MTYLALLRGINVGGNNKVAMSELRACFEEAGFTRVSTYINSGNIFFDSDKTDLIELVEQCEAMIEKRFGFAVVVTVIAQADYEDALRHAPTWWANGTDKTRNDALFVIPPTTAQEVIAELTKKTSVVDKLALYGQVVFWTLPMAEYNKSVVPKMIGTSIYKRVTMRSSTTAKKLLGLF
- a CDS encoding VOC family protein; the protein is MVQKITPNLWCNGNAEEMVDFYRNAFTDFEVLHTENYPESRDEGLADFQQDLAGKVLTIQFRVHDLEFVAINAGPEFTPNPSISFFVNFDPSRGQTQEQLDELWGKLSDDGTVLMELGEYPFSPHYGWIQDKFGVSWQLILTNPDGEPRPTIVPSLLFTDKSQNQAHYAAELYVSLFDDAAVGNMSTYGQDMGPAKADSIAYGDFRIGEQWLAVMDNGGVEHKFNFTEGVSLSVACKDQAEIDKLWGILSTVPEAEQCGWCKDKFGVSWQIVPANIDELMQRPGAFKTMMQQHKIVIAEY
- a CDS encoding DUF4287 domain-containing protein is translated as MSFQAYLDNIETKTGLVPQQFIDKAHAKGFGDNTKAGEIVQWLAEDYDLGRGHAMALVHVIKHGAAISDKHVNSSGVHSDPSVTLKLDGKEN
- a CDS encoding VOC family protein; its protein translation is MLAAFSGYSSSDIPACKTFYSDVLGLTCEDSMGGIGFKVNGHQVFIYPKDDHTPATFTVLNLVVPNIDVAIDELMAKNVTFLRYDNLPAEQDSRGVLRGKDAGMGPNIAWFEDPSGNILALVEE
- a CDS encoding DUF1801 domain-containing protein, with the translated sequence MAKYEPKTVATQDSVIDYLATLDDSQQRDSQLLVGMMERVSGKPPMLWGKIIGFGKYHYKSKSGIEADWPLIGFAPRKGKLSLYLTYDAAEFTDALGRVGKHEVGKGCIYLKNLDHADLGALEQLIASAYEKSKELL
- a CDS encoding iron chaperone; its protein translation is MADTFEEYINQFDGEVKARLVRLRETVRAGAPDAEEGIMYGLVGYKLHKKPLVYFGGFAHHIGFYATPQGHEAFAEDLSKYKQGKGSVQFPLDQPLPIDLVKRMVKFNKQKLGG
- a CDS encoding DUF2177 family protein, with product MELLIKLLAVGGIMGILDYIWLGFIAKKLYYAEMGKLLLDKPNMGAALAFYLIYVVGVLVFVINPALAKESWQYALGIGALFGLVAYATYDLTNLATMKDFPLKIVIIDLAWGMLITAAVSVGSFFIIRALT
- a CDS encoding DNA-3-methyladenine glycosylase family protein, with product MTLTHAEVKLARLDPLLGELIHAHGTIPLRPPRNYFEALGSSIVSQQISVKAAAKIFERFREATQLLPENILALDEDGLRAVGLSGQKSRYIRDLAAHFVEDSAVFNHLGNLSDDEVIVELTRVKGIGVWTAQMFLIFTLHRPDVFAPDDRGLQLAVEKLYERISTRVELEDLAQKWSPYRSTACLHLWRSLDNKPTA
- the trhO gene encoding oxygen-dependent tRNA uridine(34) hydroxylase TrhO — its product is MQKILLYYKFTPITDPEAVKLWQKTLTDSLNLRGRILVSTQGLNGTVGGEVEDLKKYIKETKKFAGFKDIVFKWSDGGREDFPRMSVKARRELVGFQNSDDEFDVDENGVIGGGIHIKPREVHEMVEKHGDDVVFFDGRNAHEAKIGKFKNAVVPNTNTSRDFIAELESDKYDDIKNKKVITYCTGGIRCEAISAMMKKRGFTDVYQIDGGIVKYGESYGDDGLWEGSLRVFDNRMTVDFSDHAKTIGECTHCGGPTNNFENCAHMECNDLVLICLQCKQNPNLLFHTDECRYKHEAKLGASVNA
- a CDS encoding MFS transporter is translated as MKYFYQVLINTLIANVTTSYLWFALTFWVYLETKSVLATAIIGGTYMLFVAVCSIIFGTIVDHNKKKTVMVYSSVFTFATFVLAGVIYILAPKSSLVDWQSWLFWLFAGIILAGGVIENMRNIALSTTVTILVPKEARDRANGLVGTVQGVAFMVTSVFSGLSIGLLGMGWTLAIATVLTGLALAHLLLVKIPEDHIVHDPELGDKKIDLHGSFTAIRAIPGLWWLIIFTTFNNLVGGVFMALMDPYGLTLFSVEWWGTVLGITSTGFILGGMLVAKFGLGKNPVRTMLLVNIGVALLGMTFAIREWWWLYAIGIWLFMVIMPIAEAAEQTIIQRVVPLKRQGRVFGLAQAIESASTPISAFLIGPIAEFVIIPFMKTPEGKAAFGWLLGDGEARGIALVFVLASLVMLAIVIAAFLSKPYRRLSAYYAKV